In Terriglobus aquaticus, the genomic window ACCTGCCCGCGAGTGGCTGCACCTAACGGCTTCGAAGCAAAGTTTCACTGCATGAACAGGCAGCCCCTCGGCTGCCACAGCAGGTGCGCCCCGACGCGGGCGCCGCAAGGATAGTTGCATTCATGGCTCGGATCCCCCACTCGACCTACCGTCTTCAATTGCACAAAGGCTTCACCTTTGACGACGCGTCAGCTATTGCGCCATACCTGCGCGATCTCGGCATCTCTCACGTGTACAGCTCGCCCTACCTGCAGGCGGGACCTGAGTCGATGCACGGCTATGACGTAGTCGACCATCATCGCGTGAACCGCGAACTGGGCGGAGCGGAGGCGCACGAACGATTCTCGAAGAGGCTCGGCGAGCTGAAGCTCGGCCAGGTACTCGACATTGTGCCGAACCACATGAGCGTGCACCGGGACAATCGCATGTGGTGGGACGTGCTGGAGAACGGCCCGTCGAGCCGGTTCGCAACGTTCTTCGATATCGACTGGAACTCCGTCGAAGAGAAGCTGCGCGACAAGGTGCTGATGCCGGTGCTGGGTGACCAGTACGGCCGCGTTCTGGCCAAGGGCGAGATCAAGCTGAAGCGCGAAGGCGAATGCTTCCTGGTGCAGTATGGTGAGCAAGCATTCCCCATGGCTCCGCGCTCACTGGCATGGCCACTTGGACGCGGAGCGGCGCTGGCACCGAGCGATGAGCTGAACTTCCTGGCGTCTTCTTTTGCGCGTTTGCCGGAGCCCACATCGACCGAGCGCGAAGTACAGCTGTCACGCCACCGCGACAAACAGGTTCTGCAGAAGCTGCTGCAGCGGCTGTGCAAGGAAGAGCCGCGCGCGTGTGCCGCCATCGACGAGGCACTGGAAGAGATCAACAACAACATCGATTCACTCGACGAGATCCTGAGCCAGCAGAACTTCCGCCTGGCCTACTGGAAGACGAGCGATCAGGAGCTGGGGTATCGCCGCTTCTTTGACGTGAACTCCCTGATCGGTCTGCGCATGGAGCGCCAGTACGTCTTCGACGAGACGCACGAACTGATCCTGTACTGGCTTGAAAAGGGTTTGCTGGATGGCATTCGCATCGACCACCCGGATGGCTTGCGCGATCCGCGCCAGTACCTGGAACGTCTGCGTGCGAAAGCGCCGGAAGCGTACATCGTGGTCGAGAAAATCCTCGAGCCTGGCGAGTGGCTGCGCACCGAGTGGCCGGTCGAAGGCACCAGTGGCTACGACTTCCTGAACGTGTGCAATGCCCTGCTGGTGAAGCCGGACGGCATGGAAGCTCTGACGGCGATCTACCGCGACTTCACCGGGCAGCCAACGAACTTCGACGACATCACGTTTGAGAAGAAGACCAACGTCGCCAAGGAAACGCTGGCGAGCGATGTAAACCGGCTGACGAACATCTTTGTGCAGATCTGCGAATCCAACCGCGAGTTCCGCGACTTTACGCGCGCGGACATCCGGCGCGCCATCCGCACCGTGGCGGCCTGCTTCCACGTGTATCGCACGTATGTCGTCGCCACGCAGAACGAAATCTGCGAGGACGACATCAACCACATTCGCCAGGCTCTGAAGGAAGCGGCAGAGCGCAAACCGGACATCGATCCGTGCCTGTTCGGTTTCATTGGGGACGTGTTGACGCTGAAGATCACTGGCCCGCGCGAGGCAGAGTTCGTGGCGCGCTTCCAGCAGTTCACTTCCCCGGTCATGGCAAAAGGCGTGGAAGACACGGCCTTCTATGACTACGACCGGCTGACGAGTTTGAACGAAGTGGGCGGGGACCCTTCGCGGAACGGGCTCTCCGTGAGCGAGTTCCACGAGTACAACACACACATGCAGCAGACGTTCCCGCTGACCATGACCACGCTGAGCACGCACGACACCAAGCGCGCAGACGACGTGCGTGCGCGGCTTGCGGTTCTGAGTGAACTGCCGGACCGGTGGTCGCAGCAACTGCAGCAGTGGTCGGAGGCGAACCGCGACCTGCGCACTGGCAACTACCCCGACCCGAACACGGAATACTTCCTCTATCAGACACTCATTGGGGCATGGCCGATCGACGCGGATCGCACCAAGACCTACATGCAAAAGGCCATGAACGAGGCCAAGCTGGAGACAAGCTGGACCAACAAGAACGAGGCATACGAAAATGCGGTCGCCAGCTTTATCGACGGCCTGTTTGCGCGGCCGGCGTTCCTGGATTCCTTGAAAGAGTTTGTGAACGGGATCAATCGCAGCGGGCGCGTCAACTCCCTCACGCAGACGCTGCTGAAGTGCGTGGCGCCAGGCATGCCGGACCTCTATCAGGGCGGAGAGCTGTGGGACCACTCGCTGGTAGACCCGGATAATCGCCGCCCTGTCGATTACAAACTTCGGGCGAAGCTCTTGAAGGAGCTGCAGCAGATCACGCCGGCAAAGTTCGTTGAGACGGTCGAACAGCGTTTCGAAGATGAGGGCTCGCCGAAGCTTTGGCTCACGTACCAGGCCCTGCAACTGCGGAATGAGCGGCCACAGAGCTTTGGCTCAAAGGCGGCCTACACGCCGCTGGTGGCACAGGGTGCTGCGGCCGATCACGTCGTCGCCTTCTCGCGAGGAGAAGATGTGGTCGCGGTCGGGCAGCGGTTCCCGCAGACGATTGCGGGCAACTGGCGTGACACTACGCTGGAGCTGCCAACCGGATCCTGGACGGATCGCCTGAGCGGGGCGCGGCACAATGGGGGAAAGATCGACGTTGCAAACCTGCTAGACCGGTTTCCTGTGGCGCTGCTGGTGCGCGACAGTAAGAATTGAGAAGACGGCGCAACAGCCGCTGAAAGGCAAACATACGAATGCATCATTTTTCCGTTTGGGTACCCCGGCGCCACAAGGTTTCGGTGGTTGTAGACGGCAGCACGTACCCGATGCAGGGACCTTCGTCGCACGGCTTCTGGACCGCGGATGTCGAGAAGGCCGTACACGGTAGCGACTACGCGTTTCTGCTGGATGACGATCCGAATCCCTACCCGGATCCCCGATCGTTCTGGCAGCCGAAGGACGTGCACTCGTTCTCGCGCGTACTGGATCACCGCAACTTCGCTTGGACCGACGAGAAGTTCAGAGCGGTGCCATTGCCCTCGGCCGTGGTGTACGAGATGCACGTGGGAACGTTCACTCCAGGCGGCACGCTGGATTCAGCGATCGAACGGCTGGATTACCTTTGCGAGCTTGGCATCACCCATGTGGAGCTGTTGCCGATTGCGTCTTACGAGGGCAACTTTAGCTGGGGCTATGACGGTGTGGCGCCCTATGCACCGGACGAGACGGTCGGCGGACCTGACGCGGTAAAGCGGTTCGTGGACGCGTGCCACAGCAAGGGTCTTGCCGTAATTCTGGACGTGGTCTACAACCACTTTGGGCCGGCCGGTAACTACACCGGGCAGTTCGGGCCGTACTACACCGAGAAGCACAAGACGCCGTGGGGCGCAGCGATCAACTTCGAAGAGGGCGGCAGCGATGAGGTGCGCCGCTACTTCATCGACAACGCTCTGATGTGGCTTCGCGATTACCACTTCGACGGCCTCCGCCTGGATGCGACGCACGAGCTGATTGATCGTTCGGCCTTGCACTTCCTGGAGCAGTTGTCGCGTGAGGTGGAAGACTTGTCAGCGTCGGTAGGCCGATGCCTGGTGCTGATTGCCGAGAACGATCTGAACGACCCTCGCGTTGTGACCTCGCGCGAGGCGAACGGGTATGGCATGGACGCGCAGTGGAGCGATGACTTCCACCACGCGCTCTTTTCCCTGCTGGCAAACGAGCAGATCGGGTACTTCCGCGACTTTGGCGAGATTGGTCAACTGGCACACACGCTGAAGCACGTGTTCCTGTATGACGGCCGCTACTCGCAATATCGCCAGCACAGCCATGGTCGCCAGGTGCTGAACCTGAGCTACCACAAGTATCTGGGCTTCATCCAGAACCACGATCAGATCGGCAACCGCGCCAAGGGCGAGCGACTGGAAATGATTGTGGGCATGCGCAAGGCAAAGCTGGCCGCGGGTGTGGTGTTTACAGCGCCATTCGTTCCCATGATTTTTATGGGCGAGGAGTGGGCCGCCGATACGCCCTGGATGTACTTCGCGGACTTCGAAGCACCTGAGTTGCGCAAGGCGGTAAGCGAGGGGCGCAAGAAGGACTTCGCACACTTCGGTTTTGGCGATGACGTGCCTGA contains:
- the treY gene encoding malto-oligosyltrehalose synthase, which codes for MARIPHSTYRLQLHKGFTFDDASAIAPYLRDLGISHVYSSPYLQAGPESMHGYDVVDHHRVNRELGGAEAHERFSKRLGELKLGQVLDIVPNHMSVHRDNRMWWDVLENGPSSRFATFFDIDWNSVEEKLRDKVLMPVLGDQYGRVLAKGEIKLKREGECFLVQYGEQAFPMAPRSLAWPLGRGAALAPSDELNFLASSFARLPEPTSTEREVQLSRHRDKQVLQKLLQRLCKEEPRACAAIDEALEEINNNIDSLDEILSQQNFRLAYWKTSDQELGYRRFFDVNSLIGLRMERQYVFDETHELILYWLEKGLLDGIRIDHPDGLRDPRQYLERLRAKAPEAYIVVEKILEPGEWLRTEWPVEGTSGYDFLNVCNALLVKPDGMEALTAIYRDFTGQPTNFDDITFEKKTNVAKETLASDVNRLTNIFVQICESNREFRDFTRADIRRAIRTVAACFHVYRTYVVATQNEICEDDINHIRQALKEAAERKPDIDPCLFGFIGDVLTLKITGPREAEFVARFQQFTSPVMAKGVEDTAFYDYDRLTSLNEVGGDPSRNGLSVSEFHEYNTHMQQTFPLTMTTLSTHDTKRADDVRARLAVLSELPDRWSQQLQQWSEANRDLRTGNYPDPNTEYFLYQTLIGAWPIDADRTKTYMQKAMNEAKLETSWTNKNEAYENAVASFIDGLFARPAFLDSLKEFVNGINRSGRVNSLTQTLLKCVAPGMPDLYQGGELWDHSLVDPDNRRPVDYKLRAKLLKELQQITPAKFVETVEQRFEDEGSPKLWLTYQALQLRNERPQSFGSKAAYTPLVAQGAAADHVVAFSRGEDVVAVGQRFPQTIAGNWRDTTLELPTGSWTDRLSGARHNGGKIDVANLLDRFPVALLVRDSKN
- the treZ gene encoding malto-oligosyltrehalose trehalohydrolase, encoding MHHFSVWVPRRHKVSVVVDGSTYPMQGPSSHGFWTADVEKAVHGSDYAFLLDDDPNPYPDPRSFWQPKDVHSFSRVLDHRNFAWTDEKFRAVPLPSAVVYEMHVGTFTPGGTLDSAIERLDYLCELGITHVELLPIASYEGNFSWGYDGVAPYAPDETVGGPDAVKRFVDACHSKGLAVILDVVYNHFGPAGNYTGQFGPYYTEKHKTPWGAAINFEEGGSDEVRRYFIDNALMWLRDYHFDGLRLDATHELIDRSALHFLEQLSREVEDLSASVGRCLVLIAENDLNDPRVVTSREANGYGMDAQWSDDFHHALFSLLANEQIGYFRDFGEIGQLAHTLKHVFLYDGRYSQYRQHSHGRQVLNLSYHKYLGFIQNHDQIGNRAKGERLEMIVGMRKAKLAAGVVFTAPFVPMIFMGEEWAADTPWMYFADFEAPELRKAVSEGRKKDFAHFGFGDDVPDPEDPQTFESSKLKWAELDEPKHHEMLRWYRDLIHLRRKTLSLNLGDMHRMDVEHSEESRWIRTDRGEIRTCMNFAETATAFALPPGSELLLSSAEAPDREPGGVVVPPLSMAVYRMPARPVTVEPPQ